In Micromonospora sp. NBC_01813, the following are encoded in one genomic region:
- a CDS encoding GNAT family N-acetyltransferase translates to MLDKRLYHHLVSWLGQWPAGRALQVVGSERRVRPGWDGRPHPVVGVGAPGGAVLSVPPDKVGAVRSLTDLPVNDLLAKLPAAVGYAGWRAHRAVFRYCLAPTPLPDVGDWIDPTDDVVPPWLQRFTSPVLVARDADGAFLAGVGLKRHDAHGQEISVGTVAAARGRGLASRLVAQAARQVLDAGAVPTYLHEATNTASAKVAAAAGFRDRGWTAYGISEN, encoded by the coding sequence ATGCTGGACAAACGCCTCTATCACCACCTGGTCAGCTGGCTGGGGCAGTGGCCGGCGGGTCGGGCGTTGCAGGTGGTCGGCTCGGAGCGGCGGGTACGCCCCGGCTGGGACGGTCGGCCGCATCCGGTGGTCGGCGTCGGCGCGCCGGGTGGCGCGGTGCTGTCCGTACCGCCGGACAAGGTCGGGGCGGTCCGGTCGTTGACCGACCTGCCGGTCAACGACCTGCTGGCCAAACTGCCCGCGGCGGTCGGCTACGCCGGCTGGCGGGCGCACCGGGCGGTGTTCCGCTACTGCCTGGCGCCGACTCCGTTGCCGGACGTCGGTGACTGGATCGACCCCACCGACGATGTGGTGCCGCCGTGGCTGCAGCGGTTCACCAGCCCGGTGCTGGTCGCCCGGGACGCCGACGGGGCGTTCCTGGCCGGTGTCGGGCTCAAACGCCACGACGCCCACGGCCAGGAGATCTCGGTCGGCACCGTTGCGGCGGCCCGTGGCCGTGGCCTGGCCAGCCGGCTGGTGGCCCAGGCCGCCCGGCAGGTGCTGGACGCCGGGGCGGTCCCCACCTACCTGCACGAGGCGACCAACACCGCGTCGGCGAAGGTGGCTGCGGCGGCTGGCTTCCGCGACCGGGGTTGGACCGCGTACGGCATCTCCGAGAACTGA
- a CDS encoding SCP2 sterol-binding domain-containing protein produces the protein MPQTKRTAEAKGAAQASEPMPATREFFDRLGHQETAPLLRQISGTVRFDLADDERVDSWFVTLNKGKAELTRENREADCVLRTDGVIFEAMARGEVNPMAAMLRSQVMVLGDLRLLILIERMMPGPPGSHDPRVFAKRERTEQ, from the coding sequence ATGCCGCAGACCAAGCGGACGGCCGAGGCCAAGGGCGCGGCGCAGGCGAGTGAGCCGATGCCGGCGACTCGGGAGTTCTTCGACCGGCTCGGCCATCAGGAGACCGCGCCGCTGCTGCGCCAGATCTCCGGCACGGTGCGGTTCGACCTGGCCGACGACGAACGGGTGGACTCCTGGTTCGTGACGTTGAACAAGGGAAAGGCGGAGCTGACCCGCGAGAACCGCGAGGCCGACTGCGTGCTGCGTACCGATGGGGTGATCTTCGAGGCGATGGCCCGGGGCGAGGTCAACCCGATGGCGGCGATGCTGCGGTCCCAGGTCATGGTCCTCGGTGATCTGCGGCTGTTGATCCTGATCGAACGGATGATGCCCGGCCCGCCCGGCTCCCACGATCCGCGCGTGTTCGCCAAACGGGAGAGGACCGAACAATGA